In bacterium, the sequence CCGGCAGAATATTTTGCTGTATTGACAATAACAACGTAAAAGAATTGATTTCCAAACTACATAAAGAAAAATTCAAAACTCCAATAACAACCTATGGAATGAGCAAGAATGCTGAGATACGGGCTGAGGGCCTGATATGCGAAGCGCTTTCAACACGTTTTGATGTATATAAAAATGCTGAATTACTTGGTTCTTTTACACTCAGCGTTCCGGGAAAACATAATGTACTCAATGCGCTTTCAGCAATTGCGCTTGGCGTGGAAATAGGATTATCCTTTGATGCAATACGGAAAGCCATGCAAGGTTTTAAAGGCGTTGACAGAAGATTCCAGATCAAGGCGAATATTGGAGATGTAATGGTTGTAAATGATTATGCTCATCATCCGACTGAAATTCAAGCTGTTTTAGAAACAGCTAAAAACTTAGGAAAAAAGCGTATTGTGGCTGTATTTCAGCCTCATCGATATACAAGAACTGGCAAACTTTACAAACAGTTTGCTGTGTCTCTGTCAAAAGCTGATAAGGTCATATTAACCGATGTTTACAGCGCAGGAGAAGCTCCTATAAAAGGGGCCAATACAGATATAATCTTTAATGCTATGAAGAATAATGGTTACAAAAATGCCGTATATATTCCTGACAAAAGTAGAATTCTCAGTTATCTGAGCAATACTATAGAGAAAGGAGATATAATACTTTGTATGGGAGCAGGTGATATTTCTGCAGTAGCAGAGGGACTTGCCGATAAATTAATATGAATAAAAAATTGACTAAGGAGCTCTGTAATTTGATAAAAGGAGAGATCAGGTTTAATGAACTTTTATCCAAGCACACCTCTTTTAGAATTGGTGGACATGCGGATGTGTGGATATATCCAAAAGATATTTCAGATATCAAAAACACTCTCATGTTCTGCAATAGTTATAATATTCCTGTTACAATCCTTGGTGGAGGAACAAATGTTTTAATCAGCGATAAAGGAATAAGAGGCGTTGTGTTGAATTTGGAACATGGATTATGTGATATCAAAATAAAAGGAGAACGTATTACTTGTGGGACTGGCGCCTTGCTCTCAAAGCTTCTAAAACAGTCTGCACGAAAAGAACTTACAGGGCTTGAATTTACTGCAGGAATTCCAGGGACTGTTGGCGGCGCAGTGAGTATGAATGCGGGAACAAAAAAAAATCAAAAATCAAAAATCAAAAATCAAAATTTAGAATATATGGGAATTGGGGATTTGGTTGAATCAGTAAAAGTAATTGACATGAATGGAAATATATCTGAACTTGGAAAAAATGACCTGAGTTTTGGGTATCGTAAATCTAATCTATATGAATACATAATAGTTGAAGCAGAGTTAAAACTAAAAAGAGGAAAAGAAAAAGAAATCAATGACCGCATATCCAGACTTTTGGAGCACAAAAAGTCCACACAGGTTCTTGACATACCAAGCGCAGGGTGTATATTTAAAAATCCGGATATCCATTCTTCCGGCAGGTTAATTGATAAAGCCGGTTTAAAAGGGCTTGTTATCGGAGATGCGCAGATTTCGGAGAAACATGCTAACTTTATTGTCAATAACGGCAATGCAAAAGCTCAGGATGTTTTAGAACTTATTAAAAAAATAAAATTAACAGTTTTTGAAAAAACTGGTGTAAAATTAGAAGAAGAAATTAAAGTAATAGGTATGCAATAATTATGAAAAAAATAGAGCATCAGAAAAATGAATTTAAAGAAAGTTGGCATGATAGCAATCTAAAAACTATATGTGCTTTTGCTAATACTGAGGGCGGAAATTTATATATCGGGATTAAGGATAATGGAGACATAAAGAAACTTAAGAATCTCAAAAAACTTATGGAAGATATTCCTAATAAAACAAGAGACATTCTTGGCATTACTCCAAAAATAAAGCTGGAGCAGAAAAAAGAGAATAAAATCATAAAAATTGAGATTGACTATTCCTCTGCCCCAATTTCTTATCATGGGAGTTTTTATGTTAGAAGCGGAAGCACAACAACCGAATTAAAAGGGCATGAACTATCAGATTTTTTAATAGCTAAATCAGGACAGGCATGGGATTCTTTTATAGAAGAAAAGAGTAGTATTGTCGATATTGATCTCCATACGATAGAAAAATTTAAAAAGCTCTCATTAAAAAGAGTTCCTTTTATAGCAGACGAAAAAGATCCTGAAGTTATTTTGGAAAAATTAAATCTGATTGAAAAAGGGAAATTAAAAAGAGCGGCGATTCTTCTTTTTGGCAATAATCCTAAGAAATTTTACACAACTGCCTATATTAAAATGGGCAAATTTATAACAGACACAGATGTTATAAGTACAGACGAAATTGTAGGAAATCTTTTTCAGCAGATAGAGAAAACAATAGAACTTTTAAGGACAAAATACTTGATTTCCAATATAACCTATGAAGGAATATACAGAAAAGATACCTTAGAATATCCTGAAGACGCTTTACGTGAGGCAGTGATCAATACAGTTGTCCACCGCAATTATATTGGGGCACATACTCAGCTAAAAGTATATCCCGACAGATTAAATTTATGGAATATAGGAAAATTGCCAAAGGATATACAAATAGAAGATTTAAAAAAGCCGCATTCATCTCGTCCAAGAAATGAATTAATGGCAGATATATTCTTTAAAGCAGGTTTAATAGAGGCTTGGGGAAGAGGAACTATAAAAATAATAGATAATTGCAAAAGAGCAGGATTGCCTGAACCTGAATTCATGGAAGAGTTTGGAGGTTTTTCAATAACATTTTCCAAGACCAAAGCAATAAAAAAATTTACTGCAACTACCCAGAAAACTACCCAGAAAACTACCCAGAAAACTACCCAGAAAATATTAGAGTTAATTAAGAAAAACTCGCATATTACAAGAAAAGAAATGGCCAAAGCTATTGGCATCAGTGAAGACGGAATTAAGTTTAATCTCAATAAACTAAAGAAAAAGGGATTATTAAAAAGAGTAGGTTCGGATAAAGGTGGATACTGGAAAGCAATAGATATTGGAAGGATTGGAAGATAAAAATTAAAATATTGAAAGAATGATGAAATTATTTGAGAATAAAAGTTTCATCGGATGGATCAAAATCATCATAAGGAAAATGAATTTGGATTTTACCATTTTTATAAATACTATAAGCAGGATGTTTATCGGTAGCATAAACATATTTTGTCCCAGTAATACGATTAATTCGAATGTATTCGCCTTCTTTTCTTTCAAAACGGAATAAAGGATTAAAAATGAGCCAAATTAAAGAAAGTAATATTATGCAGATAACCACTTTATGTCTTTTTAACCATTTCATAAATTTACCCATACGCAAACAATACCATAACCAGAAAAGACCTGTCAAATGAGTTATTATAAAATTGATAAAGACTTATTTGATAAAATCACAGAGCACATCAATGAAAAACTTGACGTCTCAATTGATTTTTTAGAATGTCTTAAGTTGGGTAATGCAAAATATTTTCCTCCTGACAAGGATGATGAAACAGGAATAATTGTTGTAGCTTGCAGAGAAAATAACAATAGGAATAGGAATTTTGATAACGAATTGGCATTATTGCTGCATGAAGTTGGGCATTTCCTCCAGTATAAAGAAAAAGATGACAAAACTGACTTGGAGAAAGAGGAAAATGCATGGGAAAGAGGATGGAAATATATGTTGAAAATTAAGAGAGAAAAAGAGATGCATATAGATATTGGTTTGTTTAAAAATAAATATGAAGAAGTAAAGAAATTTTGTTTAGAGTCTTATAAAAAGAAATATTCAACACATGAAAAATAGGCGTATTGCTGTTTTGATGGGAGGGCCTTCTTCTGAGAGAGAAATATCTCTAAAAAGCGGGAATTGTGTACTAAAGGCTCTTAAAGAGGCTAATCTGCATGTTACTGCTTTTGATGTTAATAGAGAGTTGCCTGACAGGCTGATAAAAGAGAAAATAGATCTGGTATTCATTGCTCTTCACGGAAAACCCGGAGAGGATGGAACAATTCAGGGAATGCTCGATATATTAAACATTCCATATACAGGATCCGGAGTTATTGCAAGTGCACTCTCTATGAATAAAATAGCTTCCAAGCGTTTGTTTCAGACTGCTGGAATTCCGACTCCAGAGTTCAGAGTAATGAGCAAAGGCAAATGTCATATTAATCCTTTGGAGAACTTTCCTATAGTTGTTAAGCCATCTAGCGAGGGCTCAACAATCGGAATATCTATCGTAAGAAAAGAAGATGAATTCGAGAAAGCTCTGAAAACTGCTTTCCATTATGATGATAATATAATATGCGAAAAGTATATAGGCGGAAAAGAAATAACAGTTGGTATATTAGAGGAGAAAGCCTTGCCGGTAATTGAAATTATTCCAAAATTCGGATTTTACGACTTTAATGCAAAATATAAGAAAAAATCCACGGATTTCGTTGTGCCTGCAGAGCTGAAAAAAGAGAAAAGCGCCAGGATAAAGCAAATAGCTCTCAAGGCGCATAAGATACTTGGATGCTACGGGATGTCAAGAGTGGATATAAAACTTGACTGCAAACTAAATCCCTATGTTTTAGAGATTAATACAATCCCAGGTCTTACAGAAACAAGTCTTCTGCCAAAAGCCGCACAGGCGGCTGGAATAAGTTTCATAGAACTCTGTCTGAGATTACTGGATCTGGCAATCAAGAAACATGAAAAGTAGAAAAACAAAACTTCGCAAGAATGTTAAAATAGCGCCTAGAATCTCTGCTGCGCCTCGTTCACATAAGAAGGTGATTAAAAAGAGAGCGTTACAGATAAGTAAAATAATAACTCTCTTTCTAATCATATATGCCACTTTCTTCATAGTATTAAAATTTAAAAAATTCATTATTCATTCAAATTACTTTTGTATTAATAATGTTATTGTAAATAACGATAAATTTCTTGATAATGTAGTTATTTTAAAGGAAATTAATAGCATAAAAGGTAAGAATATTTTTACTCTTGATATCAACACGTTGAGATCACACTGTGAGGCACTAGCAGATGTAAAGACGGTTGTTATTGAACGCTCGTTTCCAAATACAATTTTAGTAGATATAACAGAAAGAATTCCTATTGGACAAATATCATATAGTCGCAATATATATGGGATAGATGAAGATGGAGTAATTATTAGGCTTAATGAATCAAGAGGGTTGCCGGAAATAATAGGATTGAAAATAAACAATGTATATTCAGGAGAAAATATTACATCTAATCCCGAAGTGTCTGAATTAATAAAAAAGATTATTACAATTATAAAAACTTATAATATGGGAAGACTTGCTGAATTTGGCAGTTTAAGGAATATAAATGTTAAAGAATCTAAAAATCTAATTCTTGACTTTATATGTCAAGATAATGAAATAAAAATCAAAATAGGCAAAACTAACTTTGAAGAAAAACTCGCAATATTAGAGGATCTTCTAAGTAGACTTGGACAAACTCAAATGGAAAAACTTCTCTACATAGATCTGCGTTTTGGAGCGGATTTAAATGCTATTCCTGTAAAATACAGAAAGTAAACTCATGCGAACTCGAAAAGACATTGTAACAGCACTGGATATAGGAACCTCTAAAATATGCGCCATGGTTGGCAAATTGGATAAAGAGAATAGTATAGAAATTATAGGAATAGGAACTGTTCCTACTAGAGGCCTGAAAAAAGGACTTATTGTTAATATTGATATTGTGACCGATGATATCAAGGAAGCTCTTAGAGAGGCAGAAAAGACATCGGAATTAGAAATTCCATCTGTATTCATTGGAATCGGAGGCGGACATATTAAAACAGTTAACAGTAAAGGAAGTGTTCCAGTTAGAAGAGAAGATAGAGAGATAACAATCGAAGATACTCGGAACGTGATAGAAACAGCTAGAGCAATTGCTTTGCCGGAAGGGAGGGAGATTATTCAAGTTCTGCCTCAAGACTTCATTATAGATGGACAGGCAGAGATTAAGGATCCAATCGGCATGAACGGTGTAAAACTTGAAATAATGACCCATATTGTTACTGGAATGGTAACACATACACAGAATTTCATAAAAAGTGTTAATCAGGCTGGGTTTAAGATAGAAGATATTGTATTTAATCTATTAGCCTCTTCTGAATCAGTACTATCGCAGAGTGAAAAAGAGCTTGGCGTTTTATTGATTGAAATGGGAGCTGGCACAACGAATTTTGTTATTTTTGAAAAAGATAGCTTGAAGTACTCTCAGGTGCTAGCAATAGGCGGTAATCATATAACAAATGACATAGCTATAGGTCTTCATATTTCTACACAGGAAGCGGAGAAAATAAAGAAAAAATATGGCGTTGGATTAGATATGGAAACCAATACTAATAATCAGGAGAATTCTGATCATTTCTCCATATATCAGCTTTCAGAGATTGTTCAACCAAGGATTGCAGAAACTGTCCGGATCGTAAAGGAAGAGATAGAAAGAGCGGACTTCGTAAATATAATTGCCTCTGGAGTAGTTCTCACAGGTGGCAGTTCTTTACTTAAAGGAATGTCCTCAACCGTAAGAGATATATTTAATCTGCCAACAAGAATAGGTACGCCAAACCTTGCATACCAGCTTGGAGACATACCTGATAAACCAAGCTATTCAACGTGTATTGGTTTATTACAATATGGCTCTGACTTCAGGAAATTTGGAGGAACATCAAAATTTGAAAATAAAAATCTTATGGGTAGAATGACAGGAAGTGTCAAGAAGATATTTGGAGATTTTTTTTGAGAGAATTAATATAAAAGTGGATGTTCAATGATTAATGTTATATTTCATGTCGCTAATACCAAAGTTGCCTGCAAGGCTAAAAAAGAAAGAGGCTGTTGAAAACGAAACATAAATTAAATAAAATAATGACAAAATTGACTGACTTAGAAGATTTTATTTTACCCCGACCCGCTTTTGCCTTTCGGGACAATTTAGGAAGACAACCCACATTTCACACATTTGCAAGTCGCACGAGCCATTCTGCAAATCAAAACTTGCAAAAAAGTGTAATTTTTGCCAACGCAAAATAGGATATGGTTATGAAAGATAAATACCTTCAAATATTCAGATATCTTCTTGAATTTTCGAAAATCAGAAGTAAAGCAGTTAGAAATATTGAAAATGCAAAAACAAACTATATTGATATTCTTTGGATGTCTGATTTGCCTGAGAATGAACTAATCGAATGCATTGTTAATGAAAATTTTTCAACTGATTCTGATTTTTGGTTAAAGATCTCTAAACCAAAAGAACCAGAAAAACTGAAATTCCCAAGCCCTCCACAAAAATTAAAGGATTGGATAAAAAGCGATTCATTATTAAACAAAAATGAATTCCCCGTTCTGTTAACTGAAATTGCTGATGAAAATGGTAAAACAAAACACTTAGATGATAACCACCAAATAAAATTGCTTTTTGATAATTATTGCGAAAACAAATGGTTTTCTGATTCAGATGTATTTTGGAAGAATTATGAAATTTATGAAAAGGAATTTGCTGCTTATGAAAAAATAAATGCTATTTACAAACAGCTATTCTCAATTTATAACAAATCGCAACAGTTTGGCGAAGAATATGAATTAATTATGGGGGTGGGATTAATCCATTTCAGGGAAAATGAAAACACTCCTCTTGTGTGTCGGCATATAATTACATCAAAAGCTGAAATCAATTTTGAATACTCACAGAAAGATTCAAGACTTATAGTAAAACAAAGTATATCTGATGGATTACAAATAGAAACAGATGCCATAATCGACCTTTTTGAACAATTTGATTCTAACGATATTCTTGAAGCAGAAAAGAAATCTATTGAACTGATTAAGGAAAAAGAACTTGTAAATCCATTTGATGATGATATTCATGATGTGCTCCAATTACTTGCAGAAAGAATTAAACCAGGTGATGGTAATTACAAAGATGATTTGGGAAGAGCAAAAGATGTTCCTTCAAAAGAAACTATATTTTTCTCACCAGCATTAATTTTAAGAAAAAGAAATACAAGGAGTTACACAGCTCTCTATGAAAAAATTATTTCAGACATTGAAAATGAAGATGAAATAAAAATACCAATATTAGATGATTTAATTGAACTGAAAAATACAGATTCAAATTCTTCTGTTTCCAATACAAATAACGCTGAGTTAAATGAAACAGAAACCATCTATTTTCCCAAAAAATATAATGACGAACAAATTGCAATTATCAATAAAGCAAGGTGCAATAATAAAGTACTTGTTCAAGGACCTCCAGGTACAGGAAAGTCTCATACAATTGCAAATTTAATTTGTCATTTGTTAGCCAACGGGAAAAAGGTACTTGTAACTGCTTATACAAAACGCGCATTAGAAGTGCTAAAAGACAAACTTCCTGACGATTTTAAAAACCTAACCGTTAATTTATTAAGTGGAGATTCTTCTTCAATTAATGATTTGGAAGCCAGTGTAAACACGATAAATGATGAACTTTCAAATACTGATATTGAATCCTTGAAAACTAAAATTGAGAAACTGGAATCGGAATTATCATCTCTAAAAGAAAATAGAGCAAAGAACACTAATGAATTACTAAAAATAAAAGAAAATTCTTCAAGAAGGTTTGAAATAAACTCAGCATATTCTGGAACTTTAACTGAAATTACAGAAAAACTGGAAAAAGAAAAAGAAAAACATGAATGGTATAAAGATGATTTTGATGATATTAATAATAATGAAATTATTCATCATGTAGAAAAATATTCTTTCTTGTTAAATCATTACTCTAATATTGATTGTTCTATTTTTGATTACAAACTTCCAGACAAGCAAAAGCTTTTTGAAATTAGTGATTTTCGAAAATTTCAACTACTAGATCTTAAGGCAAATGGTAGTGATGTTTCCAAAGAAACCATTGCATCTGTTAAAAGTATTGATTTCGATTTATTGCAAGTCTATTTAGCTGAACTAAAAATAGTTTTTGAAAAGATTGATATAAATCCACATCCATTTAAAAAAGAAATAATTAATGACATTTTAAACTATCAAAAACGAAAATGGCAGAATAAAATAGATTGTAGTAAAACTGTGCTTTCTGATCTCGAAAAGTATAATTTAAAACTAATTGACCGTAATGTTGAAATAAAATATCCAAAGGACAAGTCTTTAATAACTTTAAAAAATGATGCGAAAGTACTTCTTGGCTTTTTAGATGCAGGAAGCTCACTTTCAGGAATTGGCTTTAAATTAAAAAAAGCATTCCTTCCAACAGAGATTAAGGAAAAATTATATTTTCTTGACTTAGTCTTGGTTAATGACAGTCCTTGTAATACTAAAGATGAATTCAATTATGTACTTGATGACATTAGAATCAAACAGAATTTTGAAGAAATTAATGATGCTTGGGAAAATGCAGATAAAACATCCAGATCATTTAATGATAAATTTGTTTTTTACCAGAAACTGTATAAAGACACCTTAGCTTTATTTGAAAATATTGCATTAGCAGAAGAAAAGATTTCTTCGATTAAATCCGTTTCAAATATATTTATTGACAGTTTCAATATAGCGAATTTGAATCAAATTATTAAAAATGTTTCGGATTCTCTTGTATTGAATCAGATAGCAGAATTTGAGCAAAAAAGAAACCAAATAATCAGATATTTATCAGAAGATAACTTGCATTCTATCACATCTGAAATAGCAAAAGCATTTATGGCTTTAGATATAGAATCGTATAAAATTCTTTTAAATCGTCTAAAAACACTTCAGAATGATAAGTTGATGTTTGCATCTTTCAAGAATCTTGAAAACGAATTAATGGCTTCTCTGCCCATATTGATTGAGGAAATTAATAATAATGTCTCTTTTACTCAAAGTAATATTAACTTATTAGAAAATGCCATTTCATTTAAGCATGCCAATTTTGAAACAAATAGACTTCTTAGCGAAGACTATGAAAAAAAATTAATAGAGCTGTTAAAATCATACGATTCAAAAGAAGAAAGCTTAATAGCTCAAATTGCTGCA encodes:
- the murC gene encoding UDP-N-acetylmuramate--L-alanine ligase, with the protein product MLENIESIHFVGIGGIGMSGIAYILLKSGYQVSGSDQNKSSITNKLKMKGARIFIGHDAKHIIAQELVVYSTAISESNPELIEARKRKIPIIHRAELLAKIANNKKSIFVTGCHGKTTVTSMIAHMLIETGYDPTVIVGGEISSLGGNARLGASPWFVAEADESDKSFLKLNPYFGIITNIDEDHLEHYENLENIINTFLYFAERIDKSGRIFCCIDNNNVKELISKLHKEKFKTPITTYGMSKNAEIRAEGLICEALSTRFDVYKNAELLGSFTLSVPGKHNVLNALSAIALGVEIGLSFDAIRKAMQGFKGVDRRFQIKANIGDVMVVNDYAHHPTEIQAVLETAKNLGKKRIVAVFQPHRYTRTGKLYKQFAVSLSKADKVILTDVYSAGEAPIKGANTDIIFNAMKNNGYKNAVYIPDKSRILSYLSNTIEKGDIILCMGAGDISAVAEGLADKLI
- the murB gene encoding UDP-N-acetylmuramate dehydrogenase, whose amino-acid sequence is MNKKLTKELCNLIKGEIRFNELLSKHTSFRIGGHADVWIYPKDISDIKNTLMFCNSYNIPVTILGGGTNVLISDKGIRGVVLNLEHGLCDIKIKGERITCGTGALLSKLLKQSARKELTGLEFTAGIPGTVGGAVSMNAGTKKNQKSKIKNQNLEYMGIGDLVESVKVIDMNGNISELGKNDLSFGYRKSNLYEYIIVEAELKLKRGKEKEINDRISRLLEHKKSTQVLDIPSAGCIFKNPDIHSSGRLIDKAGLKGLVIGDAQISEKHANFIVNNGNAKAQDVLELIKKIKLTVFEKTGVKLEEEIKVIGMQ
- a CDS encoding ATP-binding protein, producing MKKIEHQKNEFKESWHDSNLKTICAFANTEGGNLYIGIKDNGDIKKLKNLKKLMEDIPNKTRDILGITPKIKLEQKKENKIIKIEIDYSSAPISYHGSFYVRSGSTTTELKGHELSDFLIAKSGQAWDSFIEEKSSIVDIDLHTIEKFKKLSLKRVPFIADEKDPEVILEKLNLIEKGKLKRAAILLFGNNPKKFYTTAYIKMGKFITDTDVISTDEIVGNLFQQIEKTIELLRTKYLISNITYEGIYRKDTLEYPEDALREAVINTVVHRNYIGAHTQLKVYPDRLNLWNIGKLPKDIQIEDLKKPHSSRPRNELMADIFFKAGLIEAWGRGTIKIIDNCKRAGLPEPEFMEEFGGFSITFSKTKAIKKFTATTQKTTQKTTQKTTQKILELIKKNSHITRKEMAKAIGISEDGIKFNLNKLKKKGLLKRVGSDKGGYWKAIDIGRIGR
- a CDS encoding D-alanine--D-alanine ligase — protein: MKNRRIAVLMGGPSSEREISLKSGNCVLKALKEANLHVTAFDVNRELPDRLIKEKIDLVFIALHGKPGEDGTIQGMLDILNIPYTGSGVIASALSMNKIASKRLFQTAGIPTPEFRVMSKGKCHINPLENFPIVVKPSSEGSTIGISIVRKEDEFEKALKTAFHYDDNIICEKYIGGKEITVGILEEKALPVIEIIPKFGFYDFNAKYKKKSTDFVVPAELKKEKSARIKQIALKAHKILGCYGMSRVDIKLDCKLNPYVLEINTIPGLTETSLLPKAAQAAGISFIELCLRLLDLAIKKHEK
- a CDS encoding FtsQ-type POTRA domain-containing protein; translated protein: MKSRKTKLRKNVKIAPRISAAPRSHKKVIKKRALQISKIITLFLIIYATFFIVLKFKKFIIHSNYFCINNVIVNNDKFLDNVVILKEINSIKGKNIFTLDINTLRSHCEALADVKTVVIERSFPNTILVDITERIPIGQISYSRNIYGIDEDGVIIRLNESRGLPEIIGLKINNVYSGENITSNPEVSELIKKIITIIKTYNMGRLAEFGSLRNINVKESKNLILDFICQDNEIKIKIGKTNFEEKLAILEDLLSRLGQTQMEKLLYIDLRFGADLNAIPVKYRK
- the ftsA gene encoding cell division protein FtsA; this encodes MRTRKDIVTALDIGTSKICAMVGKLDKENSIEIIGIGTVPTRGLKKGLIVNIDIVTDDIKEALREAEKTSELEIPSVFIGIGGGHIKTVNSKGSVPVRREDREITIEDTRNVIETARAIALPEGREIIQVLPQDFIIDGQAEIKDPIGMNGVKLEIMTHIVTGMVTHTQNFIKSVNQAGFKIEDIVFNLLASSESVLSQSEKELGVLLIEMGAGTTNFVIFEKDSLKYSQVLAIGGNHITNDIAIGLHISTQEAEKIKKKYGVGLDMETNTNNQENSDHFSIYQLSEIVQPRIAETVRIVKEEIERADFVNIIASGVVLTGGSSLLKGMSSTVRDIFNLPTRIGTPNLAYQLGDIPDKPSYSTCIGLLQYGSDFRKFGGTSKFENKNLMGRMTGSVKKIFGDFF
- a CDS encoding AAA domain-containing protein, whose amino-acid sequence is MKDKYLQIFRYLLEFSKIRSKAVRNIENAKTNYIDILWMSDLPENELIECIVNENFSTDSDFWLKISKPKEPEKLKFPSPPQKLKDWIKSDSLLNKNEFPVLLTEIADENGKTKHLDDNHQIKLLFDNYCENKWFSDSDVFWKNYEIYEKEFAAYEKINAIYKQLFSIYNKSQQFGEEYELIMGVGLIHFRENENTPLVCRHIITSKAEINFEYSQKDSRLIVKQSISDGLQIETDAIIDLFEQFDSNDILEAEKKSIELIKEKELVNPFDDDIHDVLQLLAERIKPGDGNYKDDLGRAKDVPSKETIFFSPALILRKRNTRSYTALYEKIISDIENEDEIKIPILDDLIELKNTDSNSSVSNTNNAELNETETIYFPKKYNDEQIAIINKARCNNKVLVQGPPGTGKSHTIANLICHLLANGKKVLVTAYTKRALEVLKDKLPDDFKNLTVNLLSGDSSSINDLEASVNTINDELSNTDIESLKTKIEKLESELSSLKENRAKNTNELLKIKENSSRRFEINSAYSGTLTEITEKLEKEKEKHEWYKDDFDDINNNEIIHHVEKYSFLLNHYSNIDCSIFDYKLPDKQKLFEISDFRKFQLLDLKANGSDVSKETIASVKSIDFDLLQVYLAELKIVFEKIDINPHPFKKEIINDILNYQKRKWQNKIDCSKTVLSDLEKYNLKLIDRNVEIKYPKDKSLITLKNDAKVLLGFLDAGSSLSGIGFKLKKAFLPTEIKEKLYFLDLVLVNDSPCNTKDEFNYVLDDIRIKQNFEEINDAWENADKTSRSFNDKFVFYQKLYKDTLALFENIALAEEKISSIKSVSNIFIDSFNIANLNQIIKNVSDSLVLNQIAEFEQKRNQIIRYLSEDNLHSITSEIAKAFMALDIESYKILLNRLKTLQNDKLMFASFKNLENELMASLPILIEEINNNVSFTQSNINLLENAISFKHANFETNRLLSEDYEKKLIELLKSYDSKEESLIAQIAANKSWVFVLENLQKNRSLRQHLQAWVQAVKKIGKTGRGKRALKFRKIAQEEMEYCKTSIPCWIMPLYKVTETIQPEQGIYDYVITDEASQLGPDAIFLLYISKNIIIVGDDKQTSPEYIGVDANTMVPFINKHLQGIPFKDFYGTETSFFDVAKIFCEGITVLREHFRCMPEIIEFSNKLFYAPDGKGLYPLKQYSENRLEPLMHVYCQNGYIEGSRQSIRNEPEAVTLVNKIAEIVKDDRYLKKTIGVICLQGNAQSALIESLLVKEIGEKEFKERKIICGNSASFQGDERDIIFLSLVTAQNHNRSALARPEDEKRFNVAASRAVEQMWLFHSILLADLSNTNDLRYKLLNHFINYRPPTPPASDPIERTLGNQPEPFDSWFEVDIYNDIVAKGYSVIPQYEVAKGKYRIDLVAIFHDGTKLAIECDGDKWHGADQYQNDLMRQKVLERCGWQFFRIRGGDYYSNREKALVPLWEIFDKKPIKDTEPIEEKDKNLEIDDSNIGDNIKKEFDDNSELTEDVINNIKTSDLDSLFNQREFLVFTDQFNVYKNLNKGFISLQQVTSNIEFKEDEKIIYITSTTDYSGYMLFGFENGKVAKIYMQSYRTLTKRKRLKNAYNSNSKLVFIDYTETDIHLAVISSIYKVIVFNTNQINPKESKGAQGNQVIKSKNNSVMREIKKTNQVTFENIEYYNKNIPAAGNYLLPQDDF